A section of the Stenotrophomonas sp. 364 genome encodes:
- a CDS encoding YoaK family protein, with protein sequence MSIRLPTWVWIGAIALSCVAGMVNVVGFLGFEHQAVSHMTGTTSQLGMALAQGDWRVVGHLWGLLIAFCLGAMLSGMIVQDNTLQLGRRYGVVLTLESLLLLAAIPLFKQQQIWGALAAAMACGLQNAMATTFSGAVVRTTHLSGMFTDLGIGLGHLLRGLPLPIRRLTLSGLIVSGFLAGGIVGAWLFLRWGYDALLAPALLTGCTGLGYMLFQQWRHWRPH encoded by the coding sequence ATGAGCATCCGGCTTCCGACATGGGTATGGATCGGTGCGATCGCGCTGTCCTGCGTGGCCGGCATGGTCAACGTGGTCGGCTTCCTGGGATTCGAGCACCAGGCGGTAAGCCACATGACCGGCACCACCAGCCAGCTGGGCATGGCGCTGGCACAGGGCGACTGGCGCGTGGTGGGCCACCTGTGGGGCCTGCTGATCGCGTTCTGCCTGGGCGCGATGCTCAGCGGCATGATCGTGCAGGACAACACCCTGCAGCTGGGCCGCCGCTATGGCGTGGTGCTTACGCTGGAATCGCTGTTGCTGCTGGCCGCCATTCCACTGTTCAAGCAACAGCAGATCTGGGGCGCACTGGCCGCGGCGATGGCCTGCGGGCTGCAGAACGCCATGGCCACCACCTTCAGCGGCGCTGTGGTGCGCACCACCCACCTCAGCGGCATGTTCACCGACCTGGGCATCGGCCTGGGCCACCTGCTGCGCGGACTGCCGTTGCCGATCCGGCGCCTGACCCTGAGTGGCTTGATCGTCAGCGGCTTCCTCGCCGGCGGCATCGTGGGCGCCTGGCTGTTCCTGCGCTGGGGGTACGACGCGCTGCTGGCCCCTGCCCTGCTGACCGGCTGCACCGGCCTGGGCTACATGCTGTTCCAGCAATGGCGGCACTGGCGCCCGCACTGA
- a CDS encoding PhoH family protein: MTRGKRIYVLDTNVLMHDPTALFKFEEHDVYLPMQVIEELDNGKKGTTEASRNARQVSRFLNELVQASGLDNLADGIPLQRPNGLQLRGKQSVGLLRFQTSHFDAGKSFGAVIPDNAILGAILALKEQIPEIPVVFVSKDINLRIKAAIAGIVSEDYENDRALDDFSLLYTGATELPEDFWKKHTDNLRSWSDKGRTSYEIIASEDENWHPNQYAYLPGDDEVELRVAKVDGDKITLSLVNDFRHGSHAVWGISARNREQNFALNALMDPEIDFVTLLGTAGTGKTLLALAAGLAQTMDQQRYREIIMTRATVSVGEDIGFLPGTEEEKMTPWMGALTDNLEVLTHTQEGGAWGRAATNDLIASRIKIRSLNFMRGRTFLSRYLILDEAQNLTPKQMKTLITRAGPGTKIVCLGNVEQIDTPYLTETTSGLTYAVDRFKNWPHSAHVTLRRGERSRLADYASEVL, encoded by the coding sequence ATGACCCGAGGCAAGCGCATCTACGTTCTGGATACCAACGTGCTCATGCACGATCCGACCGCGCTGTTCAAGTTCGAGGAGCATGATGTCTACCTGCCGATGCAGGTGATCGAAGAGCTGGACAACGGCAAGAAGGGCACCACCGAGGCCAGCCGCAACGCGCGCCAGGTCAGCCGCTTCCTCAACGAGCTGGTGCAGGCGTCGGGCCTGGACAACCTGGCCGACGGCATTCCGCTGCAACGGCCCAACGGGCTGCAGCTGCGCGGCAAGCAGAGCGTGGGCCTGCTGCGGTTCCAGACCAGTCACTTCGATGCGGGCAAGAGCTTTGGCGCGGTCATCCCGGACAACGCCATCCTCGGCGCGATCCTGGCACTGAAGGAACAGATCCCCGAGATCCCGGTGGTGTTCGTCTCCAAGGACATCAACCTGCGGATCAAGGCGGCCATCGCCGGCATCGTGTCCGAAGACTACGAAAACGACCGCGCGCTGGATGATTTCAGCCTGCTCTACACCGGCGCCACCGAACTGCCGGAAGATTTCTGGAAGAAGCACACCGACAACCTGCGCAGCTGGAGCGACAAGGGCCGCACCAGTTACGAAATCATCGCCAGCGAAGACGAGAACTGGCACCCCAACCAGTATGCGTACCTGCCCGGGGACGATGAAGTCGAACTGCGCGTGGCCAAGGTGGATGGCGACAAGATCACCCTGTCGCTGGTCAACGACTTCCGCCACGGCAGCCACGCGGTGTGGGGCATCAGCGCGCGCAACCGCGAGCAGAACTTCGCCCTCAACGCGCTGATGGACCCGGAGATCGATTTCGTCACCCTGCTCGGCACCGCCGGTACCGGCAAGACCCTGCTGGCGCTGGCCGCCGGCCTGGCCCAGACCATGGACCAGCAGCGCTACCGCGAGATCATCATGACCCGCGCCACGGTCAGCGTCGGCGAGGACATCGGCTTCCTGCCCGGCACCGAGGAAGAGAAGATGACGCCGTGGATGGGCGCGCTCACCGACAACCTGGAAGTGCTCACCCACACCCAGGAAGGCGGCGCGTGGGGCCGCGCGGCCACCAACGACCTGATCGCCAGCCGGATCAAGATCCGCTCGCTGAACTTCATGCGCGGGCGTACCTTCCTGTCGCGCTACCTGATCCTGGACGAAGCGCAGAATCTCACCCCCAAGCAGATGAAGACCCTGATCACCCGTGCCGGCCCCGGCACCAAGATCGTCTGCCTGGGCAACGTCGAACAGATCGACACCCCATACCTGACCGAAACCACCTCGGGCCTGACCTACGCGGTGGACCGCTTCAAGAACTGGCCGCACAGCGCCCACGTCACGCTGCGTCGTGGCGAGCGTTCGCGCCTGGCCGACTACGCCTCGGAGGTGTTGTGA
- a CDS encoding peroxiredoxin produces the protein MNDGDTLDSTTLALPLALSGGEHTSLGALAGQWLVLYFYPKDSTPGCTTEGIDFNALLPEFTRLDARVFGVSRDSVKSHDNFCAKQGFAFPLISDGDEALCTAFDVIKLKNMYGKQVRGIERSTFLISPDSRIVQAWRKVKVAGHADTVLEALKAAKTQ, from the coding sequence ATGAACGACGGCGACACCCTGGACAGCACCACCCTCGCACTGCCGCTGGCGTTGTCCGGCGGCGAGCACACCTCCCTCGGCGCACTCGCCGGCCAGTGGCTGGTGCTGTATTTCTACCCGAAGGACAGCACGCCGGGCTGCACCACCGAAGGCATCGACTTCAACGCGCTGCTGCCCGAATTCACCCGCCTCGATGCGCGCGTGTTCGGTGTTTCCCGCGATTCGGTCAAATCCCACGACAACTTCTGCGCCAAGCAGGGCTTCGCCTTCCCGCTGATCAGCGACGGCGACGAAGCGCTGTGCACCGCCTTCGACGTGATCAAGCTCAAGAACATGTACGGCAAGCAGGTGCGCGGCATCGAGCGCAGCACCTTCCTGATTTCGCCCGACAGTCGTATCGTGCAGGCGTGGCGCAAGGTCAAGGTGGCCGGCCACGCAGACACCGTCCTTGAAGCCCTGAAGGCCGCGAAAACCCAGTGA
- a CDS encoding glycine cleavage system protein R, whose amino-acid sequence MTDTTPRPAPTENHLLINAYTTHPESPLLPVTRRISDSGCNLVDARLATVGRDVSVTALATGSWDAVAKLEAMLTRLEREEGLKLVWYRTGAKQAQSNLLPYIVEVIAADKPGILFQLADFFDRQGITIENLQSTRYRAMQTGAEMFSAQVTIGVPANMHIAALRDDFLEFCDHLNLDAIMDPMKF is encoded by the coding sequence TTGACCGACACCACGCCGCGGCCTGCGCCGACCGAAAACCATCTCCTGATCAACGCCTACACGACGCATCCGGAGTCCCCCCTGCTGCCTGTCACACGGCGTATCTCCGACAGCGGTTGCAACCTGGTTGATGCACGCCTGGCCACGGTCGGCCGCGATGTCTCGGTGACCGCGCTGGCCACCGGCTCGTGGGACGCGGTGGCCAAGCTGGAAGCCATGCTGACCCGGCTCGAGCGCGAAGAAGGCCTGAAGCTGGTGTGGTACCGCACCGGTGCCAAGCAGGCGCAATCCAACCTGCTGCCGTACATCGTGGAAGTGATTGCCGCCGACAAGCCGGGCATCCTGTTCCAGCTGGCCGATTTCTTCGACCGCCAGGGCATCACCATCGAAAACCTGCAGAGCACCCGCTACCGGGCGATGCAGACCGGCGCGGAGATGTTCTCGGCGCAGGTCACCATCGGGGTGCCGGCCAACATGCACATCGCCGCGCTGCGCGACGATTTCCTCGAATTCTGCGACCACCTGAACCTGGATGCCATCATGGATCCGATGAAGTTCTGA
- the dapA gene encoding 4-hydroxy-tetrahydrodipicolinate synthase translates to MSLSGLITALATPFKADGALDPDGWQRLLHLQLEGGVHGVVVAGSTGEAATLSDDEYDQLLRSAVKTVAGRIPVLAGTGLSGTAKTIEQTRRAAASGATHALVVTPPYVRPTQEGLIAHYRAVADQGGLPVILYNVPGRTGCDMRPETVAVLAAHPNIVGIKEAVGDVGRVQALMALRSADFAVLSGDDGTAARSILSGVDGLISVGSNALPGAYRRMCDLAAAGEREATEAWDARLEPFHEFCGVESNPIPVKDLLRRIGIGHGLRLPLLSLSAAHHAAAEHLATDIGALEALSNH, encoded by the coding sequence TTGTCCCTTTCCGGTCTCATCACCGCGCTGGCCACGCCTTTCAAGGCCGATGGCGCATTGGATCCCGACGGTTGGCAGCGCCTGCTGCACCTGCAACTGGAGGGTGGCGTTCACGGGGTGGTGGTGGCCGGTTCGACCGGCGAGGCCGCGACCCTGTCCGACGACGAGTACGACCAGCTGCTGCGCAGCGCGGTCAAAACCGTGGCCGGGCGCATCCCGGTGCTGGCCGGGACCGGCCTGTCGGGCACGGCGAAAACCATCGAACAGACCCGCCGGGCCGCCGCCAGCGGCGCCACCCATGCGCTGGTGGTGACCCCGCCGTACGTGCGGCCCACCCAGGAAGGGCTCATTGCCCACTACCGCGCCGTCGCCGACCAGGGCGGGCTGCCGGTGATCCTGTACAACGTGCCCGGGCGCACCGGCTGCGACATGCGGCCCGAAACCGTGGCCGTGCTGGCCGCGCACCCGAACATCGTGGGTATCAAGGAAGCCGTGGGCGATGTGGGCCGCGTGCAGGCCCTGATGGCGCTGCGTTCGGCCGATTTTGCCGTGCTCAGTGGCGATGACGGGACTGCGGCGCGCTCGATCCTGTCCGGCGTGGATGGCCTGATCTCGGTGGGCTCCAACGCGCTGCCGGGCGCCTACCGACGCATGTGCGACCTGGCCGCGGCCGGCGAGCGCGAGGCGACCGAGGCGTGGGATGCCCGCCTGGAGCCGTTCCATGAATTCTGCGGCGTGGAGTCCAATCCGATCCCGGTGAAGGACCTGCTGCGCCGGATCGGCATCGGCCACGGGCTTCGCCTGCCGCTGCTGTCCCTGTCCGCGGCGCATCACGCCGCTGCCGAACACCTGGCCACCGACATCGGTGCGCTGGAAGCACTATCCAACCACTGA
- the fdxA gene encoding ferredoxin FdxA — protein MPFVVTENCIKCKHTDCVEVCPVDCFHEGPNFLVIDPDECIDCTLCEPECPVNAIFPEDDVPAGQEVFVGLNAELAKAWPVLTVRKDPPADAGEWDGKPDKLPLLER, from the coding sequence ATGCCTTTCGTTGTCACCGAAAACTGCATCAAGTGCAAACACACCGATTGCGTGGAAGTGTGCCCCGTGGATTGCTTCCATGAAGGCCCGAACTTCCTGGTGATCGACCCGGACGAGTGCATCGACTGCACCCTGTGCGAACCGGAATGCCCGGTCAACGCGATTTTCCCCGAAGACGACGTGCCCGCCGGGCAGGAAGTGTTCGTGGGCCTCAATGCCGAGCTGGCCAAGGCCTGGCCGGTGCTGACCGTGCGCAAGGACCCGCCCGCCGACGCCGGCGAATGGGACGGCAAGCCGGACAAGCTGCCACTGCTGGAACGCTGA
- a CDS encoding SMP-30/gluconolactonase/LRE family protein, with product MSLERATATLAVDSRCTHGEGVLWCDRRQSLLWMDIAERRLWQHTPASGSTRHWVLPDRPGCIGLFDDGTLLVALVSSLHRADLAAATDDALPLQWLADVDPHNAYTRSNDGRADRHGNFVFGTMNEHPARAADGRFYQYSSRHGLRTLPLPGIVIPNAISFSLDGRTLYWCDSVTPQIMACDYDPERASTANVRVFTTLANRAAEPDGSAVDADGRVWNAQWRASQVSCYGADGALLEVQPVPVKNPTCVAFGGPDLRTLYVISSQLDHTPEQLAASPQAGSLFSAPQAHPGLPESRVRVN from the coding sequence ATGAGCCTCGAACGCGCGACGGCCACGCTGGCGGTGGACAGCCGCTGCACCCACGGCGAGGGCGTTCTCTGGTGCGACCGGCGGCAAAGCCTGCTCTGGATGGACATCGCCGAACGTCGGCTGTGGCAGCACACCCCGGCCAGCGGCAGCACGCGCCACTGGGTGTTGCCGGACCGGCCCGGCTGCATCGGGTTGTTCGACGATGGCACGCTGCTGGTCGCATTGGTCAGTTCGCTGCACCGCGCCGACCTGGCCGCCGCTACCGACGATGCGCTGCCGCTGCAGTGGCTGGCCGATGTGGACCCACACAACGCATACACGCGCAGCAATGATGGCCGCGCCGACCGCCACGGCAACTTCGTGTTCGGCACGATGAACGAACACCCGGCGCGGGCTGCCGATGGCCGCTTCTATCAGTACTCCAGCCGCCACGGCCTGCGCACACTGCCGCTGCCGGGCATCGTGATTCCCAACGCGATCAGCTTCAGCCTGGATGGCCGCACGCTGTACTGGTGCGACTCGGTGACGCCGCAGATCATGGCCTGCGATTACGACCCCGAGCGCGCCAGCACCGCCAACGTGCGTGTGTTCACCACGCTGGCCAACCGCGCTGCCGAGCCCGACGGGTCAGCGGTGGACGCCGACGGGCGGGTCTGGAACGCGCAATGGCGGGCCAGCCAGGTGAGCTGCTATGGCGCCGACGGCGCACTGCTGGAGGTGCAGCCGGTGCCGGTCAAGAACCCCACCTGCGTTGCCTTCGGCGGCCCCGACCTGCGCACCTTGTACGTGATCAGTTCGCAGCTGGACCACACGCCCGAACAGTTGGCGGCCAGCCCGCAGGCCGGCAGCCTGTTCAGCGCGCCCCAGGCGCATCCCGGCCTCCCGGAGAGCCGGGTCCGCGTGAACTGA
- a CDS encoding sugar porter family MFS transporter, with protein MTSASLSSTRAGSGENTGFIVLISCVATIGGFLFGFDSGVINGTVDGLKDTFQSSSAGIGFEVASMLLGCAIGAFFAGRLGDRLGRRGVLIIAAVMFLFSALGAGAAYSSTVFIIARVIGGFAVGAASVMSPAYIAEVASARYRGRLATVQQIAIISGLFCAFLSNYLLAKAAGASTESLWLGQAAWRWMFWMQAIPSLLFLCLLLVIPESPRFLVVKGRHDQALAVLTRLYGPAEAQAKITEIEGSLSQDQHRPTFSDLISKATGKLRPIVWIGIGLAVFQQLVGINVVFYYGAVLWQAVGFSENDALLINVLSGALSIGACLVTVVLIDRIGRKPLLWIGSVGMAISLALVTIAFASGSLDAGGTLQLSDSMGVLALVAANVYVIFFNMSWGPVMWVMLGEMFPNQIRGSGLAVAGAAQWTANFAITVSFPVLLGSIGLAGAYGIYTVAAVLSVFFVLRFVNETKGKELEQMEG; from the coding sequence ATGACCAGTGCTTCGCTCAGCAGTACACGTGCCGGCAGCGGCGAGAACACCGGCTTCATCGTCCTGATCAGCTGCGTGGCCACCATCGGTGGCTTCCTGTTCGGGTTCGACAGCGGCGTGATCAACGGCACCGTCGATGGCCTCAAGGACACGTTCCAGTCCAGCTCGGCCGGGATCGGCTTCGAGGTCGCCTCGATGCTGCTCGGCTGCGCGATCGGTGCGTTCTTCGCCGGCCGCCTGGGCGACCGGCTCGGCCGCCGCGGCGTGCTGATCATCGCGGCCGTGATGTTCCTGTTCTCGGCCCTGGGGGCCGGTGCGGCGTACAGCTCCACGGTGTTCATCATTGCCCGGGTGATCGGCGGGTTCGCGGTCGGCGCGGCCAGCGTGATGTCGCCGGCCTACATTGCGGAGGTGGCCTCGGCCCGGTACCGCGGCCGGTTGGCCACGGTGCAGCAGATCGCGATCATCAGCGGGTTGTTCTGTGCCTTCCTCAGCAACTATCTATTGGCCAAGGCGGCCGGCGCCTCCACCGAGTCCCTGTGGCTGGGCCAGGCGGCATGGCGCTGGATGTTCTGGATGCAGGCCATTCCCTCGCTGCTGTTCTTGTGCCTGTTGCTGGTGATCCCGGAAAGCCCGCGCTTCCTGGTGGTCAAAGGGCGGCATGACCAGGCCCTGGCGGTGCTGACCCGTCTGTATGGGCCGGCCGAGGCCCAGGCCAAGATCACCGAGATCGAAGGCTCGCTATCCCAGGACCAGCACCGCCCGACCTTCTCGGACCTGATCAGCAAGGCCACCGGCAAGCTGCGCCCGATCGTCTGGATCGGCATCGGTCTGGCCGTGTTCCAGCAGCTGGTGGGCATCAACGTCGTCTTCTACTACGGCGCGGTGCTGTGGCAGGCGGTGGGCTTCTCGGAGAACGACGCGCTGCTGATCAACGTACTCTCCGGTGCGCTCAGCATCGGCGCCTGCCTGGTCACCGTGGTGCTGATCGACCGCATCGGCCGCAAGCCGCTGCTGTGGATCGGCTCGGTGGGCATGGCGATCTCGCTGGCGCTGGTCACCATCGCCTTCGCCAGCGGGTCGCTGGATGCCGGCGGCACGCTGCAGCTGTCTGACAGCATGGGCGTGCTGGCGCTGGTCGCGGCCAACGTCTACGTGATCTTCTTCAACATGTCCTGGGGCCCGGTGATGTGGGTGATGCTGGGCGAGATGTTCCCCAACCAGATCCGCGGCTCGGGGCTGGCGGTGGCCGGTGCGGCGCAGTGGACGGCCAACTTCGCCATCACCGTGTCCTTCCCGGTGCTGCTGGGCAGTATCGGTCTGGCCGGGGCCTATGGCATCTATACGGTCGCCGCGGTGCTGTCGGTGTTCTTCGTGCTGCGCTTCGTCAACGAGACCAAGGGCAAGGAGCTGGAGCAGATGGAGGGCTGA
- the pcnB gene encoding polynucleotide adenylyltransferase PcnB, which produces MPLGNPENSTGSANINSSATSPFSLRVIPRDQHTISRKDISPNALRVLYRLRDSGFAGYLVGGAVRDLLVGGNPKDFDVATDATPEQVKALFRNCRLIGRRFRLAHVVFGREIIEVATFRANIDDGSGDREMENGMLVRDNVYGSIEDDAIRRDFTCNALYYAIEDFSVRDYTGGFEDVQARLMKLIGDPEKRYQEDPVRMLRAVRLAAKLGFQIDDASAEPLPRLAGLLAEAAPARLFEEVLKLFLSGHGVASFEGLERYGLLDVMFPESAAALRSNRSGALRRMVIEGLHNTDLRVANDEPVSPSFLFALLLWPAFCRALASLQKQGVALEEAQRRAADRVTLHQLTTIALPRRFSLPMQEIWLLQGRFGSRQRKRVIRTLTHPRFRAAYDFLVLRQVASSEHSADVEFWREAQLQSGPELDSALDAAHVEGDVDEDGAPRKRRRRRRRPGGAATGE; this is translated from the coding sequence ATGCCATTGGGCAATCCCGAAAACTCAACCGGAAGCGCCAACATCAATTCTTCTGCTACATCACCGTTCAGCCTGCGCGTGATTCCGCGCGACCAGCACACCATCTCCCGCAAGGACATCAGCCCCAACGCGTTGCGCGTGTTGTACCGGCTGCGTGATTCCGGGTTCGCTGGCTACCTTGTCGGGGGCGCCGTGCGCGACCTGCTGGTCGGAGGCAACCCCAAGGACTTCGACGTGGCCACCGATGCCACCCCGGAACAGGTCAAGGCGCTGTTCCGCAACTGCCGCCTGATTGGCCGCCGCTTCCGGCTGGCCCATGTGGTGTTCGGTCGCGAAATCATCGAAGTGGCCACCTTCCGCGCCAACATCGACGATGGCAGCGGCGACCGCGAGATGGAAAACGGCATGCTGGTCCGCGACAACGTCTACGGCAGCATCGAAGACGACGCGATCCGCCGTGACTTCACCTGCAATGCCTTGTATTACGCCATCGAGGATTTCTCGGTGCGCGACTACACCGGCGGCTTCGAGGATGTCCAGGCGCGCCTGATGAAGCTCATCGGCGACCCGGAAAAGCGCTACCAGGAAGACCCGGTGCGGATGCTGCGCGCGGTGCGCCTGGCCGCCAAGCTCGGCTTCCAGATCGACGACGCCAGCGCCGAGCCGCTGCCGCGGCTTGCCGGCCTGCTGGCCGAAGCCGCGCCGGCGCGCCTGTTCGAGGAAGTGCTCAAGCTGTTCCTGTCCGGGCACGGCGTGGCCAGCTTCGAAGGCCTGGAGCGCTACGGCCTGCTCGATGTGATGTTCCCCGAGAGTGCCGCCGCACTGCGCAGCAACCGCAGCGGTGCGTTGCGCCGCATGGTCATCGAAGGCCTGCACAACACCGACCTGCGCGTGGCCAACGATGAGCCGGTGTCGCCGTCGTTCCTGTTCGCGTTGCTGCTGTGGCCGGCGTTCTGCCGCGCCCTGGCCAGCCTGCAGAAGCAGGGCGTGGCGCTGGAAGAGGCGCAGCGTCGCGCCGCCGACCGGGTCACCCTGCACCAGCTGACCACGATCGCGCTGCCGCGCCGCTTCTCGCTGCCGATGCAGGAGATCTGGCTGCTGCAGGGGCGCTTCGGCTCGCGCCAGCGCAAGCGCGTGATCCGCACCCTGACCCATCCGCGCTTCCGCGCCGCCTACGACTTCCTGGTGTTGCGCCAGGTGGCCTCCAGCGAGCACAGCGCCGATGTCGAGTTCTGGCGCGAAGCCCAGCTGCAGTCCGGCCCGGAGCTGGATTCGGCACTGGATGCGGCGCATGTCGAGGGTGACGTCGACGAAGACGGTGCGCCGCGCAAGCGTCGGCGTCGGCGCCGTCGTCCGGGCGGGGCCGCCACGGGCGAGTAA
- the folK gene encoding 2-amino-4-hydroxy-6-hydroxymethyldihydropteridine diphosphokinase → MTAACIGLGANLGDAAQTLRDAFQALAGLPRTTLRARSPLYSTPAWGNEDQPAFVNAAALLDTALDGPELLEALLGIERDFGRVRAPGVHWGPRTLDLDLLLFGEDIIDLPQLKVPHPHLHERAFALLPLADIAADAVIPGHGRVRDAVMRVEACGIAPIGG, encoded by the coding sequence GTGACCGCTGCCTGCATTGGATTGGGCGCCAACCTGGGAGACGCCGCGCAGACCCTGCGCGATGCGTTCCAGGCCCTGGCGGGGTTACCGCGGACCACGCTGCGCGCGCGCTCGCCGCTGTACAGCACGCCGGCCTGGGGCAATGAAGACCAGCCGGCGTTCGTCAACGCCGCCGCGCTGCTCGACACCGCGCTGGACGGTCCGGAACTGCTGGAGGCGCTGCTCGGCATCGAGCGTGATTTCGGCCGGGTCCGCGCGCCGGGCGTGCACTGGGGGCCGCGGACGCTGGACCTGGACCTGCTGCTGTTCGGCGAGGACATCATCGACCTGCCGCAGCTGAAGGTCCCGCATCCCCACCTGCACGAGCGCGCGTTCGCGCTGCTGCCGCTGGCCGACATCGCCGCCGATGCGGTGATTCCCGGTCACGGCCGTGTGCGGGATGCTGTGATGCGGGTCGAGGCCTGCGGGATCGCGCCAATAGGGGGATAA
- the panB gene encoding 3-methyl-2-oxobutanoate hydroxymethyltransferase: MSTHADSKPWTVPALAEAKRNGQKLVMLTAYDAGFARAFDANGVDLILIGDSLGMVVQGHDSTLPVTTDDMVYHTRAVARVLQRALLVADLPFGADATPERALDASLRLLRAGAEMVKIEGAGFKLDIIRYLVEREIPVCSHLGLTPQSVLRLGGYRVQGRGDAAQQLRDDAKAAVEAGATLIVLECVPTPVATQVTADVSVPTIGIGAGPGCDGQVLVLHDFLGLDSGHRRPKFVKDFLADGGSVAGAVRAYADAVRDGSFPDAEHAYAS, from the coding sequence ATGAGTACCCACGCAGACAGCAAGCCCTGGACCGTTCCCGCCCTGGCCGAGGCCAAGCGCAACGGCCAGAAGCTGGTGATGTTGACCGCCTACGACGCCGGGTTCGCGCGTGCGTTCGACGCCAACGGCGTGGACCTGATCCTGATCGGCGACTCGCTGGGCATGGTGGTGCAGGGGCATGATTCGACCCTGCCGGTCACCACCGACGACATGGTCTACCACACCCGTGCCGTGGCCCGCGTGCTGCAGCGTGCACTGCTGGTGGCCGACCTGCCGTTCGGCGCCGACGCCACCCCCGAGCGCGCGCTGGATGCCTCGCTGCGCCTGCTGCGAGCGGGCGCGGAGATGGTCAAGATCGAAGGCGCCGGCTTCAAGCTGGACATCATCCGCTATCTGGTCGAGCGTGAGATCCCGGTCTGTTCGCACCTGGGCCTGACCCCGCAGTCGGTGCTGCGCCTGGGCGGCTACCGCGTGCAGGGCCGGGGCGATGCCGCCCAGCAGCTGCGCGACGACGCCAAGGCCGCGGTCGAGGCCGGTGCCACCCTGATCGTGCTGGAGTGCGTGCCCACCCCGGTGGCCACCCAGGTCACCGCCGACGTGTCCGTGCCCACCATCGGTATCGGCGCCGGCCCCGGCTGCGATGGCCAGGTGCTGGTGCTGCATGATTTCCTCGGCCTGGACAGCGGCCATCGCCGACCCAAGTTCGTCAAGGATTTCCTTGCCGACGGCGGGTCGGTCGCCGGTGCTGTCCGTGCCTACGCCGACGCCGTGCGCGACGGCTCCTTCCCCGACGCAGAACACGCCTACGCCTCATGA
- the panC gene encoding pantoate--beta-alanine ligase, with protein MIETVTELSRLRAVVNGWKREGLRVALVPTMGNLHAGHYSLVTLARQYADRVVSSVFVNPTQFGPNEDFTRYPRTPEADTSGLEQAGCDVLWLPTVESMYPFGIELAASVNVPGISGLLEGAHRPGHFDGVCTVVSRLFNQVQPDVAAFGKKDYQQLAVIRQMVEDLAFPIQIVGGDIVRESDGLAMSSRNQYLNADQRPVSTTIHQVLLGMREGFIAGKTRSLIEADATAALQAAGFQVDYAVVRKPDLSEPADANDGTRVALIAARIGTTRLIDNLEF; from the coding sequence ATGATCGAAACCGTCACCGAACTGTCCCGCCTGCGCGCCGTCGTCAACGGCTGGAAGCGCGAGGGCCTGCGCGTCGCGCTGGTCCCCACCATGGGCAACCTGCATGCGGGCCACTACTCGCTGGTCACGCTGGCGCGGCAGTACGCCGACCGCGTGGTCTCCAGTGTCTTCGTCAATCCGACCCAGTTCGGCCCCAACGAGGACTTCACCCGCTACCCGCGCACCCCGGAAGCCGACACCTCCGGGCTGGAGCAGGCCGGTTGTGATGTGCTGTGGCTGCCCACGGTCGAATCGATGTACCCGTTCGGCATTGAACTGGCGGCCAGCGTCAACGTGCCCGGCATCAGCGGCCTGCTGGAAGGCGCCCACCGCCCGGGCCATTTCGATGGCGTGTGCACGGTGGTCTCGCGCCTGTTCAACCAGGTGCAGCCGGACGTGGCCGCCTTCGGCAAGAAGGACTACCAGCAGCTGGCGGTGATCCGCCAGATGGTGGAAGACCTGGCCTTCCCGATCCAGATCGTGGGCGGGGACATCGTGCGTGAAAGCGATGGCCTGGCCATGAGCTCGCGCAACCAGTACCTCAACGCCGACCAGCGCCCGGTCTCGACCACCATCCACCAGGTGCTGCTGGGCATGCGCGAGGGCTTCATCGCCGGCAAGACCCGCAGCCTGATCGAAGCCGACGCCACCGCCGCCCTTCAGGCGGCCGGGTTCCAGGTGGACTACGCCGTGGTGCGCAAGCCGGACCTGTCCGAGCCGGCCGACGCCAATGACGGTACCCGCGTGGCTTTGATCGCCGCGCGCATCGGTACCACCCGGTTGATCGACAACCTGGAGTTCTGA
- a CDS encoding DUF5076 domain-containing protein, with protein MNERPIPPAALADDHAVEMLRVWVAARGLHCSMKIGMHEPSLGIAEERAWGMILADTARHLAEGIAGLRGSADAAAPLEAIIGHFLAEVGQPAGPVSGGGADGDA; from the coding sequence ATGAACGAACGCCCCATACCCCCGGCCGCGCTCGCCGACGACCATGCCGTGGAGATGCTGCGGGTGTGGGTCGCCGCGCGCGGCCTGCACTGTTCGATGAAGATCGGCATGCACGAACCGTCGCTGGGCATTGCCGAGGAGCGGGCCTGGGGGATGATTCTGGCCGACACCGCCCGCCACCTGGCCGAGGGCATCGCCGGCCTGCGCGGCAGCGCCGACGCGGCCGCGCCGCTGGAGGCGATCATCGGCCACTTCCTGGCCGAGGTCGGCCAGCCGGCGGGCCCGGTCAGCGGCGGTGGGGCCGACGGCGACGCCTGA